The stretch of DNA TTTGAGAATGCCGAAGCCGACATTGCAGTTCTGACAGGAATTGCAGTCGGACACTCAACTCAACAACGATTAGTGGGGCGACAAGCGGTTGCGTTGCCGGATGCTAAACAAGGGGTGGGGGAAGTCAGCATGGATGGGGGTAAAGTGCGTCTGCGCGACCTGAAGGAGAGCAATAGCCCTTGGCGTGACTACAAAGCCGTGCGCTTAGCACACATCTATTATGCGGCGTTTTATCAAGACAACAACAGCCTGAGCAATTACGTCAATGCCCAACGACTCCTTTGCCCATTGGTCTGTTTGGGCGATGGACATGATGGGGTGTGGAATCTGTTTAGCATGATTGCAACGCCTCAGACTCACCTTGAAATCCTCGACTGGTATCATCTCAAGCAAAATCTCTACAAAGTGGGCGGGTCGCTGAAGCGGCTTGCTCAAGCAGAATCGCTGCTCTGGCAAGGACAAACCGCAGCGGCAAAGGCACTGTTTGCAGATTGTCGACGCCAGCAAGCTCGTAACTTCGAAGCCTATCTCACCAAACATGGCTCCCGGATTGTCAATTACGCCCACCACCAAGCCGAACAGTTGTCATCGATTGGCTCAGGAGCAGTGGAGTCTGCTGTCAAACAGATTGGACGACGCTTGCAAATCTCCGGTGCACGTTGGAATAGTGCCTCGGTTAATTCGATGTTGAGCTTACGCTGTGCTTACCTCAATGGTCTGCTTGGCGATTTGACTGTTTCTGCATAAGTGGGATGCTCCCCACTAGTTCTCAGTTTCATCGCTACAACTGCAACCTGGACAGGCTTACTTTCTCTCAACATGATCCTTGGTAAAAAGAAATTTTATCCCACTGCTCATCTGGCTTTTACCCATGACTTAAACAGGGGCAAGAACGAATTCATCGTGAATAATGAAGCGACGACGTCCCATTCTTTGCTCAATGATAACTGCGCTTTCAAGGGGAGAAATCCTTTTTAGAGCTCTAATGAACAGCTTCAAGCTTCAACCTCTCGCGGACGAGATTCATTTGGTGACCACAAAACTCTATTCTTGCTTAGAGCGTGAATTTACTCTTCTAAGGCACTTCGCAGCTTCCTGGCTTTGTCAATAAGGTCGATTGATAAAGCCAGGAAGCTTAGCCGTTCTTTGGCTTTACTTTGGTCGCCACCCTACATAACCTTACCTATCATTAAAAAGAGGAGAGAGGGGCTTCCTCAGAAACTCCTCTCTCCTCTAGCGCCTAGTTAGCGCTCTTTTTATCTTAGTATTGCCCTGGCATCGAGCTATTGTCCCGTGGGGCTACCCCCAAAGTATCGTCGCCGCTGCAGCGTTTCACCTCTGAGTTCGAGATGGGTCAGTGTGGTTCCACCGCGCCATGAACACCAGGAATATCGGCAGGGATGAAATAGGAAGGATGAAGGATGAAATGACAGGCATTTCTTTCCCCTTACACACCTATCTTCATCTCCTCAAAACCTTGAAGGCTGCATAGTCCCTTGTCTTCTGTCTTTCACCAACGCTTGATTCGAGGTCAAGCCCTCGGTCTGTTAGTATTGCTCGACTTCATCCATTGCTGAACTTCCATCTACAACCTAT from Trichocoleus desertorum ATA4-8-CV12 encodes:
- a CDS encoding ISKra4 family transposase (programmed frameshift) encodes the protein MTPEEQDRLRACTQEIAEILYRNSDKVALTTLEGIEQTVRQQMLEQVSPEVAPFFINHQARTERGRVRQLKSLVGKIHLRQSQAEQLGVRARSRMSGGLEKACLRLSANESFENAEADIAVLTGIAVGHSTQQRLVGRQAVALPDAKQGVGEVSMDGGKVRLRDLKESNSPWRDYKAVRLAHIYYAAFYQDNNSLSNYVNAQRLLCPLVCLGDGHDGVWNLFSMIATPQTHLEILDWYHLKQNLYKVGGSLKRLAQAESLLWQGQTAAAKALFADCRRQQARNFEAYLTKHGSRIVNYAHHQAEQLSSIGSGAVESAVKQIGRRLQISGARWNSASVNSMLSLRCAYLNGLLGDLTVSA